One Drechmeria coniospora strain ARSEF 6962 chromosome 01, whole genome shotgun sequence genomic region harbors:
- a CDS encoding ankyrin repeat and zinc finger domain containing protein 1 encodes MVGEESKNLSPKNWPDSPSVYDLPAEVLETLTLKHDSDAVVVPVEEVSRTPSEKSPNGSSDNLVGSQSCSLCGLAFAALEDQRGHLKSDLHHYNLKQRLRGLRPVSEPDFEKLIGNLDESLSGSDSDGSEDNSDEARQESTLTALLKRQARLTGNQVDTESDGADDRSSNRTHGRAKPPLIWFSSPSLPEKTYFGLYRAILTADDEKNADLVQMLRAKQLAPISIPKPAKDGSLPQVAYSGPHIFLCMIGGGHFAAMVVSLAPRSSRSSTTMNREATVLAHKTFHRYTTRRKQGGSQSANDNAKGTAHSAGSSLRRYNEQALVADVRALLQDWKALIDTSELLFVRATGTTNRRTLFGPYEGQVLQRNDMRLRGFPFSTRRATQNELMRSFIELTRLKIQLIDTVQEVKRPEAVPAPIKTSSPKPTKAKLSEEDETALLHTSQLQAFIRRSKLPALLSYLAKNELTADFEFFPKEQNNHAPRLLHMAAAHNSAPLVLGILTRGGADPLPKNVEGKAAFELAGDRPTRDAFRVARSELGEAKWAWDEAKVPTPMTKAEAGSRDEREKLEAKKKESERRKAEEDRLRVEGPQMTDSRKAKGSIAGAGMTMTAQEQREQEARGMTPEFRMKLERERRARAAEERLRRMTSGNQTS; translated from the coding sequence ATGGTGGGTGAAGAGTCGAAGAATCTCAGTCCCAAGAACTGGCCTGACTCTCCTTCAGTCTATGATCTTCCTGCCGAGGTGTTGGAGACCCTAACTCTCAAGCACGATTcagacgccgtcgtcgtccccgtcgaggaggtgtcgaggacgccgagcgaGAAGAGTCCGAATGGCTCTTCGGATAACCTCGTCGGCTCGCAGTCCTGCTCACTGTGCGGTTTGGCGTTTGCCGCTCTGGAGGATCAGAGGGGCCATTTAAAGTCGGATCTGCACCACTACAACCTCAAGCAGAGGCTGAGAGGTCTCAGGCCAGTCTCGGAACCGGACTTTGAGAAGCTCATTGGGAATCTGGACGAATCCCTGTCGGGGTCCGATTCCGACGGTTCCGAAGACAATTCTGACGAGGCACGACAGGAGTCCACGCTGACGGCTCTCCTGAAGCGACAGGCCAGGCTGACGGGCAACCAAGTCGACACGGAaagcgacggcgccgacgaccggAGCAGCAACCGCACCCATGGTCGGGCTAAGCCTCCGCTGATATGGTTCAGCTCTCCTTCCTTGCCGGAAAAGACTTACTTTGGCCTCTACCGGGCCATCCTGACCGCAGATGACGAGAAGAATGCCGACCTGGTTCAAATGCTACGTGCGAAGCAGCTCGCGCCCATCTCCATCCCGAAACCTGCCAAGGACGGTTCCCTGCCGCAGGTGGCCTACAGTGGACCCCACATCTTCCTCTGCATGATCGGCGGTGGCCATTTTGCCGCCATGGTCGTCTCCCTGGCGCCCCGGTCGTCAAGATCAAGCACGACGATGAACCGAGAGGCCACTGTGCTCGCCCACAAGACCTTTCACAGGTacacgacgaggaggaagcagGGAGGCTCCCAGTCGGCCAACGATAACGCAAAGGGAACTGCCCATTCTGCTGGCTCCAGCCTGCGACGCTACAACGAGCAGGCCTTGGTTGCCGACGTCCGGGCCCTGCTCCAGGACTGGAAGGCCCTCATCGACACGTCGGAGCTGTTGTTCGTTCGTGCCACTGGAACGACGAACCGGAGAACCCTGTTTGGGCCGTACGAGGGACAAGTCTTGCAGCGGAACGATATGCGTTTGCGGGGGTTTCCTTTCAGCACACGACGGGCGACACAGAACGAGCTCATGCGGTCCTTCATCGAGCTCACTCGACTCAAGATTCAACTGATCGATACTGTGCAGGAGGTGAAAAGGCCTGAGGCCGTGCCGGCACCGATCAAGACGTCAAGCCCGAAGCCGACGAAAGCGAAACTGTCCGAGGAAGACGAGACGGCGTTGCTGCACACGTCGCAGTTGCAGGCTTTCATTCGACGATCGAAGCTGCCAGCACTACTGTCCTACCTCGCCAAGAACGAACTGACGGCCGACTTTGAGTTTTTCCCGAAAGAACAGAACAACCATGCGCCGAGGCTTCTGCACATGGCAGCCGCACACAACTCGGCCCCGCTGGTCCTCGGCATTCTCACCCGGGGCGGTGCCGACCCGCTTCCCAAGAACGTCGAGGGCAAGGCGGCATTCGAACTGGCAGGCGACCGGCCGACGCGAGATGCATTCCGCGTTGCCCGTtcggagctcggcgaggccaaATGGGCTtgggacgaggccaaggtgccGACACCCATGACCAAGGCGGAAGCCGGAAGCCGGGACGAGCGAGAGAAGCTtgaggcgaagaagaaggagtCAGAGCGGCGGAAAGCAGAGGAGGACAGATTACGAGTGGAGGGCCCGCAAATGACAGACAGCAGGAAGGCCAAGGGGAGTATAGCCGGCGCagggatgacgatgacggcgcaAGAGCAGAGAGAGCAGGAAGCACGAGGCATGACGCCCGAATTCCGCATGAAGCTCGagcgggagaggagggcgagggcagcGGAGGAGCGACTTCGGAGAATGACGAGTGGGAACCAGACGTCGTAG